The Lutibacter sp. Hel_I_33_5 genome has a window encoding:
- a CDS encoding PASTA domain-containing protein: MSLLQFLKSKAFLKQIGLAILGLLAFIFILNWWLGFSTNHSQKIQVPDLQKMSLAEVQKKLTDLELDFIVIDSASFNPNYPIKSVIEQNPEAGDFVKEQRKIYLTLNPSRFRDVKIPELLGRTKRQVVTQLSAIGFKVGKFTFIPDLGKNVVRGFRFKGEKVNPGDKLPKNSVIDLVLGDGNGY, from the coding sequence ATGAGTTTACTTCAGTTCTTAAAAAGCAAGGCGTTTTTAAAACAAATAGGATTGGCAATTTTAGGATTGTTAGCTTTTATTTTTATTTTAAATTGGTGGTTGGGTTTTAGCACAAATCATAGTCAAAAAATTCAAGTTCCAGATTTACAAAAAATGTCATTGGCTGAAGTTCAAAAAAAATTAACCGATTTAGAATTAGACTTTATTGTGATTGATTCTGCAAGTTTTAATCCAAATTACCCTATAAAATCTGTGATTGAGCAAAATCCAGAAGCTGGCGATTTTGTAAAAGAGCAACGTAAAATATACTTAACCTTAAATCCGTCTAGATTTAGAGATGTTAAAATCCCTGAATTACTAGGAAGAACTAAACGTCAAGTAGTTACACAATTAAGTGCTATTGGTTTTAAAGTTGGTAAGTTTACATTTATTCCAGATTTAGGAAAAAACGTTGTAAGAGGTTTCCGATTTAAAGGCGAAAAAGTAAATCCAGGAGATAAATTACCTAAAAACTCTGTGATAGACTTAGTTTTAGGTGATGGAAATGGGTATTAG
- the coaD gene encoding pantetheine-phosphate adenylyltransferase, whose protein sequence is MKKAVFPGSFDPITLGHVDIIRRAIPLFDEIIIAIGVNAKKNYMFSLDERKNFIGSTFFAEDKISVETYSGLTVDYCKSINADFILRGLRNPADFEFEKAIAQTNRKLSGIETVFLLTSADTSFISSSIVRDIMRNGGDATQLIPPSVKIK, encoded by the coding sequence ATGAAAAAAGCTGTATTCCCAGGGTCATTTGATCCAATAACATTAGGTCATGTAGATATTATTAGAAGAGCCATTCCACTTTTTGATGAAATAATTATTGCTATTGGCGTAAACGCTAAGAAGAATTACATGTTTTCTTTAGATGAACGTAAGAACTTTATCGGAAGCACTTTTTTTGCTGAAGACAAAATTTCTGTAGAAACTTATTCTGGTTTAACAGTAGATTATTGTAAAAGCATCAATGCTGATTTTATTTTACGTGGATTAAGAAATCCTGCCGATTTTGAGTTTGAAAAAGCAATTGCACAAACCAATAGAAAATTATCAGGCATTGAGACTGTGTTTTTATTAACTAGTGCAGATACGTCTTTTATTAGTTCTTCGATTGTGAGAGATATCATGCGAAATGGAGGTGATGCAACACAGTTAATTCCTCCTTCGGTTAAAATAAAATAG
- a CDS encoding DUF2809 domain-containing protein — protein MIATFFKDKFIRPILGDVLVVILLFSFCRIFYHGNSIKLIIGVLIFAFIIEILQYFQFASLLGLENNKIAKIVLGSTFDWLDLLAYSIGALLCFPLDNKLTINYSNCNS, from the coding sequence TTGATAGCAACTTTTTTTAAAGATAAATTTATAAGACCTATTTTAGGTGATGTTTTAGTAGTGATATTATTATTCTCTTTTTGTAGAATTTTTTATCACGGAAATTCAATAAAATTAATTATTGGAGTTTTAATATTTGCTTTTATAATTGAAATATTGCAATATTTTCAATTTGCTTCTCTCTTGGGTTTAGAAAATAATAAAATTGCAAAAATAGTTTTAGGCTCAACTTTCGATTGGCTAGATTTATTAGCTTACTCAATTGGCGCTTTATTATGTTTCCCTTTAGATAACAAATTAACAATCAACTATTCTAACTGTAACAGCTAA
- a CDS encoding ATP-binding protein gives MIISPKIEKTFIQLELDFSGVIKNILSGTFAKKEFKINDSIYETCSFLEATLDALILNKEFEMDGMVITSSNKEFNIDIELLKNEDSITVTILDRTSTYKYITKLNQNRNDIFLVKSKLDKQNKELDTLKKRAEKLNKEKSRFLAIMSHEIRNPLNSILGFADLIFSNVKNPEIKKYAESLVISGKNLKVIVNDILDFSRIEAGKLDLSETPISIKEIVENVINNFKLHNSKSHIKLSSAISDEIPESVIGDSVRISQILINLIGNSLKFTNDGSITIEVDVQSIKKNKVILSFKVKDTGRGMTPKQLGKIFKEYEQTDIDDNRVFGGAGLGLSIVKLLTESMKGKVIVDSELHIGTTFTINIPFEKPLETKKVVETKVNDTSKVNGLEILYADDDEFNRMIAVHLLKKMGAKTTIVNDGLEAFNKLKEQKFDLVLLDIHMPHMTGEELIKQKELFLKHNATIPALAITGNTSVDDIRRYKKLGFSRVISKPYTSNELLEVINSVLEN, from the coding sequence TTGATAATATCACCTAAAATAGAAAAAACATTTATTCAATTAGAATTAGATTTTTCTGGTGTTATTAAAAACATTCTTTCGGGTACTTTTGCAAAAAAAGAATTTAAAATTAACGATTCTATTTATGAAACCTGTTCTTTTTTAGAAGCTACATTAGATGCTTTAATTCTTAATAAAGAATTTGAAATGGATGGTATGGTAATTACCTCATCCAATAAAGAATTTAATATAGATATTGAGCTATTAAAAAATGAAGATTCCATTACTGTTACTATTTTAGATAGAACTTCTACCTACAAATACATCACAAAATTAAACCAGAATAGAAACGATATTTTTTTAGTAAAAAGCAAACTTGATAAACAAAACAAAGAGCTTGACACACTAAAAAAACGTGCAGAAAAATTGAACAAAGAAAAATCTCGATTTTTAGCGATTATGAGTCATGAGATTAGAAATCCTTTAAATTCAATTTTAGGTTTTGCTGATTTAATTTTTTCTAACGTTAAAAATCCTGAGATTAAAAAGTATGCAGAATCTTTAGTTATTTCTGGCAAAAATTTGAAAGTAATTGTAAATGATATTTTAGACTTCTCTAGAATTGAAGCAGGTAAACTAGACTTATCTGAAACACCAATTTCAATTAAAGAGATTGTAGAGAATGTAATTAACAATTTTAAACTTCATAACAGCAAAAGTCATATAAAATTAAGCAGTGCTATTTCAGACGAAATACCTGAATCTGTTATTGGAGACTCAGTTAGAATTTCTCAAATCCTTATAAACTTAATTGGTAATTCTCTAAAATTCACCAACGACGGTAGCATCACTATAGAAGTTGATGTACAGTCTATTAAAAAAAATAAAGTTATCCTAAGTTTTAAGGTTAAGGATACTGGTAGAGGGATGACACCTAAACAATTAGGTAAGATTTTTAAAGAATACGAGCAGACAGATATAGATGATAATAGAGTTTTTGGAGGTGCGGGCTTAGGTTTATCCATTGTAAAATTGTTAACCGAATCTATGAAAGGTAAGGTTATTGTTGATAGCGAATTACATATTGGAACGACCTTTACTATAAATATTCCTTTCGAAAAACCATTAGAAACTAAAAAAGTTGTTGAAACTAAAGTAAACGACACTTCTAAAGTTAACGGTTTAGAAATTTTATATGCTGACGATGATGAGTTTAACCGAATGATTGCCGTTCATTTATTAAAGAAAATGGGCGCAAAAACAACTATTGTAAACGATGGTTTAGAAGCATTTAATAAACTAAAAGAACAAAAATTCGACCTTGTTTTATTAGATATTCACATGCCGCACATGACAGGTGAAGAGTTAATAAAGCAAAAAGAATTGTTTTTAAAACATAATGCTACCATACCTGCATTAGCAATTACTGGAAACACAAGTGTAGATGATATTAGACGTTATAAAAAACTTGGTTTTTCTAGAGTAATTTCTAAACCCTATACGTCAAATGAGCTTTTAGAAGTGATAAATTCTGTTTTAGAAAATTAA
- the yaaA gene encoding peroxide stress protein YaaA yields the protein MKIIISPAKSLDFETKANTSLHTQPQFLDQSEKLNKKLKTLSRKKLGDLMSISSALAELNYERNQTWQPPFNLDNAKQAIYAFTGEVFRGIDVTTLSEEKLPLLQNNLRILSGLYGLLKPLDLIQPYRLEMGTRIKVGRKDNLYKFWGDELANTLNSEIEDDELLVNLASSEYFKAVNQKVLKVSMITPVFKDFKNGQYKTIMTFAKKARGLMVRYIIDNNIKTIEDLKGFNVDKYGFSESMSSETELVFTR from the coding sequence ATGAAAATAATCATATCTCCAGCCAAATCATTAGATTTTGAGACTAAAGCTAACACAAGCTTGCATACACAACCTCAGTTTTTAGATCAATCAGAAAAACTAAACAAGAAACTAAAAACGTTGTCTAGAAAAAAGTTGGGCGATTTAATGAGTATTTCTTCTGCGTTAGCCGAATTAAATTACGAGCGTAATCAAACATGGCAACCTCCTTTTAATTTAGATAATGCTAAACAAGCTATTTATGCTTTTACTGGTGAAGTTTTTAGAGGAATAGATGTAACCACTTTATCCGAAGAAAAATTGCCTTTATTGCAAAACAATTTACGCATTTTATCAGGTTTATATGGTTTATTAAAACCGTTAGATTTAATTCAACCGTATCGTTTAGAAATGGGTACACGCATAAAGGTTGGAAGAAAAGATAACTTGTATAAATTCTGGGGAGACGAACTTGCCAATACTTTAAACAGCGAAATAGAAGATGATGAGTTACTTGTAAATTTAGCCAGTTCAGAATACTTTAAAGCAGTAAATCAAAAAGTATTAAAAGTCTCCATGATAACTCCTGTTTTTAAAGATTTTAAAAACGGGCAATACAAAACCATTATGACTTTTGCTAAAAAAGCACGTGGATTAATGGTACGTTATATCATCGATAATAATATTAAAACCATAGAAGATTTAAAAGGTTTTAATGTAGATAAATACGGGTTTTCAGAGAGTATGTCTTCAGAAACGGAATTGGTATTTACACGATAG
- a CDS encoding Rab family GTPase, whose product MTAKKVLLVGNFGVGKTSLIRRFVKSVFSEDYISTIGVRVSTKIVEHKNDTIKLLIWDVSGTIGKEKLPKSYFLGASAAMYVFDLSRKETYENIKENLDSVKELSGLKNIIVAGNKKDLVTTKELNKIKDLVNVDFFTSAKEDENVEDAFQLLAEKSLK is encoded by the coding sequence ATGACTGCAAAAAAAGTATTACTTGTTGGTAATTTTGGAGTAGGCAAAACCTCGCTAATAAGAAGGTTTGTAAAAAGTGTCTTTTCCGAAGATTATATAAGTACTATTGGCGTAAGAGTTAGCACAAAAATAGTGGAGCATAAAAATGACACTATTAAGCTATTAATTTGGGACGTTTCTGGAACTATTGGGAAAGAAAAGCTACCAAAATCTTACTTTTTAGGCGCAAGCGCTGCCATGTATGTTTTTGATTTAAGCAGAAAAGAAACTTACGAAAATATTAAAGAAAACCTAGATAGCGTTAAAGAATTATCGGGTTTAAAAAACATTATAGTAGCAGGAAACAAAAAAGATCTAGTAACTACTAAAGAATTAAATAAAATTAAAGACTTAGTAAACGTAGATTTTTTTACCAGTGCAAAAGAAGATGAAAATGTAGAAGATGCTTTTCAGCTTTTAGCAGAAAAATCGTTAAAATAA
- a CDS encoding L-serine ammonia-lyase has translation MQFISVFDMLKVGVGPSSSHTLGPWRAAQQWITRIKETNLFDSIDGIKIDLYGSLSLTGKGHATDFAILLGLSGTDPEYIPIADIDTIINQIKSNKKLHFNNEKEINFSIENVVFNKDFLPFHSNGLTFRGFSKGKEISTETYYSIGGGFIVKETDSLSEEIAITKQNFPFPINRAVQLEEYCENENLLISDIVLNNELELRSKEEIDIELKRIWDTMLECMYIGCHTEGKLPGGLNVKRRAFDSHKKLIKDGKYTNANEWISAIRNSEVKFREILKWVSCFALSTNEVNASLGRVVTAPTNGSAGVIPAVLMYYLVIENHEADFEHIKKFLLTAGEIGSIFKKNATISAAMGGCQAEIGVSSAMAAAALTELLDGTPAQCLVAAEIAMEHHLGLTCDPIGGLVQVPCIERNAMGAIKAINAAELALETNPKESLVPLDKVIDTMWETAKDMNRNYKETSEGGLAVTVRIVDC, from the coding sequence GTGCAATTTATTAGTGTTTTTGATATGCTTAAGGTTGGTGTAGGCCCATCTAGTTCTCATACCTTAGGTCCTTGGAGAGCTGCACAGCAATGGATTACAAGAATAAAAGAAACAAATCTCTTTGATTCTATCGATGGAATTAAAATAGATTTATATGGTTCGCTTTCATTAACAGGAAAAGGTCATGCTACAGATTTTGCAATACTGTTAGGGTTAAGTGGAACGGACCCAGAATATATTCCGATTGCAGATATTGATACAATTATCAATCAAATTAAAAGTAATAAGAAGTTACATTTTAATAATGAGAAAGAAATCAATTTTTCGATTGAAAATGTTGTTTTTAATAAAGACTTTTTACCATTTCATTCTAACGGACTTACCTTTAGAGGTTTTTCTAAAGGAAAAGAAATTTCAACAGAAACATATTATTCTATTGGCGGTGGTTTTATTGTGAAAGAAACCGATTCACTATCAGAAGAAATAGCAATAACTAAGCAAAATTTTCCATTTCCAATTAATAGAGCTGTTCAATTAGAAGAATATTGTGAGAACGAAAATCTGTTAATTTCTGATATTGTTTTAAATAATGAACTTGAACTTAGAAGTAAAGAAGAAATAGATATCGAGTTAAAAAGAATCTGGGATACCATGCTAGAATGCATGTATATTGGTTGCCATACTGAAGGAAAACTTCCTGGAGGATTAAATGTAAAACGAAGAGCTTTCGATTCGCATAAAAAGTTGATAAAAGACGGAAAGTATACCAATGCAAACGAATGGATTTCTGCCATTAGGAATTCGGAAGTAAAATTTAGAGAAATTTTAAAGTGGGTGAGTTGTTTTGCGCTTTCTACCAATGAAGTAAATGCCTCTTTAGGAAGAGTTGTAACTGCGCCAACAAATGGAAGTGCTGGTGTAATTCCTGCTGTTTTAATGTATTATTTAGTGATTGAAAATCACGAAGCTGATTTTGAACATATTAAAAAATTCTTGTTAACGGCTGGAGAAATTGGAAGTATTTTTAAGAAAAATGCTACAATTTCTGCAGCAATGGGAGGTTGTCAGGCAGAGATTGGTGTTTCTTCGGCTATGGCGGCGGCGGCATTAACAGAATTGTTAGACGGAACTCCTGCACAATGTTTAGTGGCAGCAGAAATTGCTATGGAACATCATTTAGGTTTAACCTGTGATCCAATAGGAGGTTTGGTTCAAGTTCCATGTATAGAACGGAATGCAATGGGGGCAATAAAAGCAATTAATGCAGCAGAATTAGCTTTGGAAACAAATCCTAAAGAATCATTAGTCCCATTAGATAAAGTAATTGATACGATGTGGGAAACCGCTAAAGATATGAACCGTAATTATAAAGAAACTTCTGAAGGTGGATTAGCTGTTACAGTTAGAATAGTTGATTGTTAA
- a CDS encoding M14 family metallopeptidase — translation MKRLLQYFLIFILIVSCQQEKKEAEKDFTTLFEKSGGTETPEYEAVISYYKDLANSFSEISLFEIGETDSGKPLHLVVFNTDGKTDLNKIKTSSKNRVLINNGIHPGESDGIDASMLLLRDIVKNDSLKTKYKNSLICVIPVYNIGGALNRNSHTRANQQGPKEYGFRGNARNFDLNRDFIKQDTKNAVAFAEIFHAVNPDVFVDNHVSNGADYQYAITHLYTQHNKLGGKLGAFLEEEMRPDLENSLNKKGIDITPYVNVWGTTPEKGWSQFFDSPRYSTGYTTLFNTFGLMVETHMLKPYKTRVEQTYELLFSTLDFTENQSVKIKELRKNVVQELIDKKTYPITFKVDKENPSTFSFKGYEGEIIDSKVTTGKRLFYDKTKPFKKEVNYFNNYVATKKVTIPKAYILQQGWHKIIDRLENNNIEFTRIKKDTVITVEVNHIADYKTRKSAYEGHYLHYNTSVTKSKEEIHFKKGAIYIPTNQNGIRYIIETLEAEAVDSFYNWNFFDTILQQKEGYSPYVFEDVAEQFLKENPAIKLAYEEKLKSNVDFAKNSRAQLYWIYKQTPHYEKAHLRMPVFKVY, via the coding sequence TTGAAAAGGCTACTACAATATTTTCTGATTTTTATTTTGATAGTTTCATGTCAGCAAGAAAAAAAAGAAGCTGAAAAAGATTTTACAACCCTATTTGAAAAATCAGGCGGAACTGAAACTCCAGAATATGAAGCCGTAATTTCTTATTATAAAGATTTAGCCAATAGTTTTAGCGAAATTTCATTATTTGAAATAGGTGAAACCGACTCTGGAAAACCTTTACATTTAGTTGTTTTTAATACTGATGGAAAAACTGACTTAAATAAAATAAAGACTAGCTCTAAAAATCGGGTATTAATTAATAATGGAATTCACCCTGGAGAATCTGACGGAATTGATGCTTCGATGTTATTATTACGTGATATAGTAAAAAATGATTCGTTAAAAACTAAATATAAAAACTCCTTGATTTGTGTAATTCCTGTGTATAATATTGGTGGTGCATTAAATAGAAATTCGCATACGAGAGCAAATCAACAAGGACCAAAAGAATATGGTTTTAGAGGAAACGCTAGAAATTTTGATTTAAATAGAGATTTTATAAAACAAGACACAAAAAATGCTGTTGCTTTTGCAGAAATATTTCATGCTGTGAATCCAGATGTATTTGTAGATAATCATGTAAGTAATGGAGCAGATTATCAATACGCAATTACACATTTGTATACGCAACATAATAAATTAGGAGGGAAGCTAGGTGCTTTTTTGGAAGAAGAAATGCGACCTGATTTAGAAAACTCTCTCAATAAAAAGGGAATTGATATTACACCCTATGTTAATGTTTGGGGTACAACTCCAGAAAAAGGATGGAGTCAGTTTTTTGATTCGCCAAGATACTCAACAGGATACACAACCTTATTTAATACGTTTGGTTTAATGGTTGAAACTCACATGTTAAAACCGTATAAAACTAGAGTAGAACAAACGTATGAATTACTATTTTCTACCTTAGATTTTACAGAGAATCAATCAGTAAAAATTAAAGAATTAAGAAAAAATGTAGTTCAAGAATTAATCGATAAAAAAACATATCCGATTACTTTTAAAGTTGATAAAGAAAATCCATCAACATTTTCTTTTAAAGGCTATGAAGGAGAAATAATTGATAGTAAGGTAACAACTGGTAAACGGTTGTTTTATGATAAAACGAAGCCTTTTAAAAAAGAGGTTAATTATTTCAATAACTATGTTGCTACAAAAAAAGTAACGATTCCTAAAGCATATATTTTACAACAAGGTTGGCATAAAATTATTGATCGATTAGAAAACAATAACATCGAATTTACTCGAATAAAAAAGGACACAGTTATAACTGTTGAGGTGAATCATATTGCAGATTATAAAACGAGAAAATCAGCCTATGAAGGTCATTATTTACATTACAATACTTCCGTAACAAAATCAAAAGAAGAGATTCATTTTAAAAAAGGTGCTATTTATATTCCTACGAATCAAAATGGAATACGATATATTATTGAAACCTTAGAAGCAGAAGCGGTAGATTCATTTTATAATTGGAATTTTTTTGATACAATTTTGCAGCAAAAAGAAGGATATTCTCCTTATGTTTTTGAAGATGTTGCTGAGCAATTTTTAAAAGAAAATCCAGCAATAAAATTAGCTTATGAAGAGAAATTAAAAAGTAATGTTGATTTTGCTAAAAATTCTAGAGCGCAATTATATTGGATTTATAAACAAACGCCACATTATGAAAAGGCGCATTTAAGAATGCCAGTTTTTAAAGTTTATTAA
- a CDS encoding D-alanine--D-alanine ligase, with the protein MKKNIAIIMGGYSSEVDISLKSGNVVYNHVDKEKYNPYRVHVLQEGWTVLDDENTEYPIDKNDFSFSRNGSKVIFDCVFNAIHGSPGENGTVLAYFDLIGLKHTSASFYQMALTFNKRDTLSVVKQYGIPAATSVYLNQGDAINLDAIIEKVGLPCFIKPNNAGSSFGISKAHTKEEMNPALEKAYAEDSEILIESFLDGTEVSVGVIQYKGKTKVLPITEIVTENDFFDYEAKYEGKSQEITPARISDDEEKRVREIAKKVYEILNMSGFSRSEYILVDGIPHFLEMNTVPGLTEESILPQQANEAGISLQALFSNAIETALKAS; encoded by the coding sequence ATGAAAAAAAATATTGCCATCATTATGGGTGGATATTCTTCGGAAGTTGATATCTCTTTAAAAAGTGGAAATGTTGTCTATAATCATGTAGATAAAGAAAAATATAATCCATATAGAGTTCATGTTTTACAAGAAGGTTGGACGGTTTTAGATGATGAGAATACTGAATATCCAATTGATAAAAACGATTTTTCTTTTTCACGTAATGGTAGTAAAGTTATTTTCGATTGTGTATTTAATGCAATTCACGGTTCGCCAGGAGAAAACGGAACTGTTTTAGCGTATTTTGATTTAATAGGATTAAAACATACGTCAGCATCTTTTTATCAAATGGCGTTAACGTTTAATAAACGTGATACCTTAAGTGTTGTAAAACAATACGGAATTCCTGCTGCAACATCAGTATATTTAAATCAAGGTGATGCAATAAACTTAGATGCTATTATTGAAAAAGTTGGTTTGCCTTGTTTTATAAAACCAAATAATGCGGGTTCTAGTTTTGGAATTTCAAAAGCTCACACAAAAGAAGAAATGAATCCTGCGTTAGAAAAAGCGTATGCAGAAGATTCAGAAATTTTAATTGAGTCTTTTTTAGATGGAACAGAAGTTTCGGTTGGAGTAATTCAATATAAAGGAAAAACGAAAGTATTGCCAATTACAGAAATTGTTACTGAAAATGACTTCTTTGATTATGAAGCTAAATACGAAGGGAAATCGCAAGAAATTACACCAGCAAGAATTTCTGATGATGAAGAGAAACGAGTACGAGAAATCGCTAAAAAAGTATATGAAATTTTAAATATGTCTGGTTTTTCACGATCAGAATATATTTTGGTAGATGGAATTCCACATTTCTTAGAAATGAATACAGTTCCAGGTTTAACAGAAGAAAGTATTTTACCTCAACAAGCTAATGAAGCAGGGATTTCTTTACAAGCGTTATTTTCTAATGCTATTGAAACCGCTTTAAAAGCAAGTTGA
- a CDS encoding cell envelope biogenesis protein OmpA, with amino-acid sequence MKKTIDNKDIIDKRFEILKDLLLQDERENFNTLKEEVLVQEKFSGRVSPLVDEKIEDLRENFPEYFGDTITETIKIQIRDSQDEVVEALYPIMGKLIKKFIVKEIADLSDSINQKIKESFSFKEKIKRFFRNDKNVNQGDEILQDVFEPILEEIFIIEKDSGLLAGSYSRGNIADKDMVSGMLTAIKSFAEDAFSKEGQNLEDIKFETFQLTIHNFKSIYIAIASSGILTPGFKNKLSDDINSLAEIILRDRSFLSDETKLNSLIEESLINNK; translated from the coding sequence ATGAAAAAAACTATTGACAATAAAGATATTATTGACAAACGTTTTGAAATTCTCAAGGACCTTTTATTACAAGATGAAAGAGAAAACTTTAACACCTTAAAAGAAGAGGTTTTAGTTCAAGAGAAATTTTCTGGACGTGTTTCTCCTCTTGTAGATGAAAAAATAGAAGATCTTCGTGAAAATTTCCCAGAATATTTTGGAGATACGATTACCGAAACTATTAAAATTCAAATTAGAGATTCTCAAGACGAAGTTGTAGAAGCCCTGTACCCTATTATGGGTAAATTAATCAAGAAATTTATTGTTAAAGAAATTGCTGACTTATCAGATAGCATCAATCAAAAAATAAAAGAGTCCTTTTCTTTTAAAGAAAAAATAAAACGTTTTTTCAGAAATGATAAAAATGTTAATCAAGGTGATGAAATTTTACAAGATGTATTTGAGCCTATCTTAGAAGAGATATTTATTATAGAAAAAGATTCTGGCTTATTAGCGGGAAGTTATTCTAGAGGTAATATTGCTGATAAAGATATGGTTTCTGGCATGTTAACAGCAATTAAATCATTTGCTGAAGATGCTTTTTCTAAAGAAGGACAAAACTTAGAAGATATTAAATTTGAAACATTTCAATTAACCATACATAATTTTAAATCGATATACATTGCAATTGCAAGTTCTGGTATATTAACCCCTGGATTTAAAAACAAACTTTCTGATGACATTAATAGTTTAGCAGAAATCATTTTAAGAGATCGTTCTTTTTTATCTGATGAAACTAAATTAAATAGTTTAATAGAAGAAAGTTTAATTAACAATAAATAA
- a CDS encoding RluA family pseudouridine synthase, whose translation MQENNPQDLENDELYEHYRFTAGSGQEPLRVDKFLMNFVENATRNKVQQAAKAGNVLVNDVAVKSNYKVKPNDVVRVVLAHPPHENLLVAEDIPLDIVYEDDTVIVVNKSAGMVVHPGHGNYSGTLVNGLIHHIENLPTNSNERPGLVHRIDKDTSGLLVVAKTEFAMAHLSKQFFDRTTERLYYALVWGHMDEDEGKIEGHIGRSLKNRLQMSVFPDGDFGKHAVTHFKVLERLTYVTLVQCKLETGRTHQIRAHFKHIGHTLFNDERYGGDDILKGTTFTKYKQFVQNCFKTLPRQALHAKTLGFTHPTTGEFMQFNSEVPEDISNCLEKWRTYSENSKDID comes from the coding sequence GTGCAAGAGAATAATCCACAAGATTTAGAGAACGACGAATTATACGAGCATTATCGATTTACTGCAGGTAGTGGTCAAGAACCATTACGTGTCGATAAATTTTTAATGAATTTTGTAGAAAATGCTACTAGAAACAAAGTGCAACAAGCTGCAAAAGCGGGTAATGTTTTGGTAAATGATGTTGCCGTAAAATCGAACTACAAAGTTAAACCTAATGATGTTGTACGAGTAGTTTTGGCACATCCACCACACGAAAATTTATTGGTTGCAGAAGATATTCCGTTAGACATTGTTTATGAAGATGATACTGTAATTGTTGTCAATAAATCTGCAGGAATGGTTGTGCATCCTGGTCATGGAAATTATTCTGGGACCTTGGTAAACGGATTAATTCATCATATAGAAAATTTACCGACCAATTCTAACGAACGCCCAGGTTTGGTTCATAGAATTGATAAAGATACCAGTGGATTATTAGTAGTTGCCAAAACGGAATTTGCCATGGCACACTTATCTAAGCAATTTTTTGACAGAACTACAGAGCGTTTGTATTACGCTTTGGTTTGGGGACATATGGATGAAGATGAAGGCAAAATTGAAGGACATATTGGACGTAGTTTAAAAAACCGTTTACAGATGTCTGTTTTTCCTGATGGTGATTTTGGAAAACATGCAGTCACTCATTTTAAAGTTTTAGAAAGATTAACGTATGTTACCCTAGTACAGTGTAAATTAGAGACTGGAAGAACACATCAAATTAGAGCGCATTTTAAACATATTGGACATACTCTTTTTAATGACGAACGTTATGGTGGAGATGATATTTTAAAAGGTACTACGTTTACTAAATACAAACAGTTTGTACAAAACTGTTTTAAAACATTGCCAAGACAAGCATTGCATGCAAAAACCCTAGGATTTACTCACCCAACTACTGGAGAGTTTATGCAATTTAATTCTGAAGTTCCTGAGGATATTAGCAACTGTTTAGAAAAATGGCGTACCTATTCTGAGAATTCTAAGGATATAGATTAA